Proteins encoded together in one Penicillium digitatum chromosome 1, complete sequence window:
- a CDS encoding 60S ribosomal protein L15, translated as MIGRGGRFLPRTFCDNDNRRPRTADKMGALKYVEEIQKKKQSDVIRFLLRVRCWELRQLNAIHRASRPSRPDKARRLGYKAKQGYVIYRARVRRGGRKRPVSKGATYGKPTNHGVNQLKYQRALKSTAEERVGRRAANLRVLNSYWINQDSTYKYYEVILVDPQHKAIRRDARINWICNPVHKHRESRGLTATGKKSRGINKGHRYNNTKAGRRHTWKRQNTQSYWRYR; from the exons ATGATTGGTCGCGGTGG ACGTTTTCTTCCTCGAACTTTTTGCGACAACGACAACCGACGACCTCGTACAGCCGACAAG ATGGGTGCCCTCAAGTACGTGGAAGAAatccagaagaagaagcagtcCGATGTGATTCGCTTCCTGCTGCGCGTCCGATGCTGGGAG CTCCGCCAGCTGAACGCCATCCACCGTGCCTCGCGTCCCTCGCGCCCCGACAAGGCCCGTCGTCTCGGTTACAAGGCCAAGCAGGGTTACGTTATCTACCGTGCCCGTGTCCGCCGCGGTGGCCGCAAACGCCCTGTCTCCAAGGGTGCCACCTACG GCAAGCCCACCAACCACGGTGTCAACCAGCTCAAGTACCAGCGTGCTCTCAAGTCCACCGCTGAGGAGCGTGTTGGCCGTCGCGCTGCTAACTTGCGCGTCCTGAACTCCTACTGGATCAACCAGGACTCCACCTACAAGTACTACGAGGTCATCCTTGTCGACCCCCAGCACAAGGCCATCCGCCGTGATGCCCGCATCAACTGGATCTGCAACCCCGTTCACAAG CACCGCGAGTCCCGTGGCCTCACCGCCACTGGCAAGAAGTCCCGTGGTATCAACAAGGGTCACCGTTACAACAACACCAAGGCTGGTCGCCGCCACACCTGGAAGCGCCAGAACACCCAGAGCTACTGGCGTTACCGTTAA